From the genome of Pseudomonas yamanorum, one region includes:
- a CDS encoding TetR/AcrR family transcriptional regulator: MPRVSRKQAELNREIIVEAATRLFRERGIHGISVSDVMAAAGLTHGGFYGHFESREALATEACNRAFEQSSLRWQARVEQSPDPETARLALIDPYLTAVNRDNPGDSCPVAAFAGEMCHEAADSALQRTFIRGLEESMGILGATQATGTPEGDRQAAMAQYAMMVGAMTLARATKGSGLSDEFLEAARNLLIPEKNLG, from the coding sequence ATGCCACGCGTGTCCCGCAAACAAGCCGAACTCAATCGCGAAATCATCGTCGAGGCCGCCACGCGGCTGTTTCGCGAGCGGGGCATCCATGGCATCAGCGTGTCGGACGTGATGGCGGCTGCCGGGCTGACCCATGGCGGTTTCTACGGGCACTTCGAGTCCCGCGAGGCGCTGGCCACCGAAGCCTGCAACCGGGCGTTCGAACAGTCGAGCCTGCGCTGGCAGGCCAGGGTCGAGCAAAGTCCGGATCCCGAGACCGCCCGCCTGGCATTGATTGATCCCTACCTCACGGCAGTCAATCGTGATAACCCCGGAGACAGTTGCCCGGTGGCGGCCTTCGCCGGGGAAATGTGCCACGAAGCTGCCGACAGCGCGTTGCAGCGCACTTTCATCCGCGGTCTCGAAGAGTCGATGGGGATCCTGGGCGCCACCCAGGCCACCGGGACCCCCGAAGGTGACCGGCAGGCTGCCATGGCCCAGTACGCAATGATGGTCGGTGCCATGACCCTGGCCCGTGCGACTAAAGGCAGCGGCCTGTCTGATGAATTCCTGGAAGCTGCCAGAAATCTGCTGATCCCGGAAAAAAACCTCGGCTGA
- a CDS encoding ParB-like protein, with amino-acid sequence MARARPQLITGKLEKLHPTQLTVGLAEVATKREAWKKLKRKERAAALDQHWFPCVIGPDERYYITDHHHFGLALLQEEVKSVSLLVLKDLSFVERTTFWNVMTFNQWVHPYDARGIRRSYDAIPRRITELQDDPYRSLAGLLRTAGGYAKDAAPFSEFLWADFFRSRIGSDLIGDLSPKLMGKAMTLARSQEARYLPGWVGPIDH; translated from the coding sequence ATGGCTCGCGCCCGCCCGCAGTTGATCACCGGCAAGCTGGAAAAGCTGCACCCCACCCAATTGACGGTGGGCCTCGCCGAGGTCGCGACCAAGCGCGAGGCCTGGAAAAAGCTCAAGCGCAAGGAGCGCGCGGCTGCACTCGACCAGCACTGGTTTCCCTGTGTGATTGGGCCGGACGAGCGTTACTACATCACCGACCATCATCACTTCGGCCTGGCGTTGTTGCAGGAAGAGGTCAAGAGCGTGTCGTTGCTGGTGCTCAAGGACCTGTCGTTTGTCGAGCGCACTACGTTCTGGAACGTCATGACCTTCAACCAATGGGTACATCCTTATGATGCGCGGGGTATTCGTCGCTCCTACGACGCGATTCCCCGACGGATTACGGAACTGCAGGACGATCCCTACCGCAGCCTTGCGGGCCTGCTGCGTACCGCTGGCGGCTACGCCAAGGACGCCGCGCCTTTCAGCGAGTTTCTCTGGGCCGACTTTTTCCGCAGCCGCATTGGCAGCGACCTGATCGGCGACCTGAGCCCCAAGTTGATGGGCAAGGCCATGACCCTGGCCCGCAGCCAGGAAGCCCGTTACTTGCCAGGATGGGTAGGCCCGATTGACCACTGA
- a CDS encoding tautomerase family protein, which produces MPIVRIDLRKNPDVTYAKRVGVLIYNAMHTAIGVPEHDNFQILTEHDEHHFIYDPEYLGIQRSDNLVIIQITLNEGRSTEQKKLLYKTIAESLNRELAVRLEDVFISLVEVKKENWSFGNGIAQYAS; this is translated from the coding sequence ATGCCCATCGTGCGCATCGACCTTCGGAAAAACCCCGACGTCACCTACGCCAAGCGCGTCGGCGTGCTGATCTACAACGCCATGCACACGGCCATTGGCGTGCCTGAACACGACAATTTCCAGATCCTCACCGAGCACGATGAACACCACTTCATCTATGACCCCGAGTACCTGGGCATCCAGCGCAGTGACAACCTGGTGATTATCCAGATCACCCTGAACGAAGGCCGCAGCACCGAGCAGAAAAAGCTGTTGTACAAGACCATCGCCGAGAGCTTGAACCGTGAACTGGCGGTGCGCCTGGAAGACGTGTTTATCAGCCTGGTGGAAGTCAAGAAGGAAAACTGGTCGTTCGGCAACGGGATTGCGCAGTACGCCAGTTAA
- a CDS encoding DUF934 domain-containing protein, whose amino-acid sequence MQRIIKNNEVVDETWHLLPKDASFDGISNCDDLIVPLALWREHAHALKARDGGLGVWLDADEEAEEIGEDVEHFQVIALNFPAFTDGRNYSNARLLRDRYGYKGELRAIGDVLRDQLFYLRRCGFDAFALRADKDPYEALESLKDFSVTYQAATDEPLPLFRRR is encoded by the coding sequence ATGCAGCGAATCATTAAGAACAACGAAGTCGTCGACGAAACCTGGCACCTGCTGCCCAAGGACGCGAGCTTCGATGGCATCTCCAACTGCGACGACCTGATCGTGCCGCTGGCCCTGTGGCGCGAGCACGCTCACGCCCTCAAGGCCCGCGACGGCGGCCTGGGCGTGTGGCTGGACGCCGATGAAGAAGCCGAAGAGATCGGTGAGGACGTGGAGCACTTCCAGGTCATTGCCCTGAACTTCCCGGCCTTCACCGACGGTCGCAACTACTCCAACGCCCGCCTGCTGCGTGACCGTTATGGTTACAAAGGCGAGCTGCGGGCGATTGGCGATGTGCTGCGCGACCAGTTGTTCTACCTGCGCCGCTGCGGGTTCGATGCCTTCGCCTTGCGCGCAGACAAAGACCCGTATGAAGCGCTGGAAAGCCTCAAGGATTTCTCGGTGACGTACCAGGCCGCGACGGATGAACCGTTGCCATTGTTCCGCCGCCGTTAA
- a CDS encoding phosphotransferase family protein, which yields MALNDQSTQIRPGEELDASLIDPYLKAHIPGLSGNVKISQFPGGASNLTYLLEYPGQEFVLRRPPFGHKAKSAHDMGREYRILNQLKDGFPYCPKAYVHCTDESVIGAEFYVMERVNGIILRSDLPPELGLDATKTEALCKSFIDKFVELHQVDYSACGLADLGKPEGYVERQIRGWSDRYEKALTPDAPSWEAVRAWLNDKMPADHPTSSIVHNDYRFDNVILDPHNPMQIIGVLDWELTTLGDPLMDLGNTLAYWIEAADPAPVQLMRRQPSNAPGMLTRRQFVDYYAERSGIQIDNFDFYYTYGLFRLAGIVQQIYYRFFHGQTQDKRFAQFIHMNKLLEQMSLNVIKQSSL from the coding sequence ATGGCGCTTAATGACCAATCGACCCAGATTCGCCCCGGCGAAGAACTTGATGCCAGCCTCATCGATCCCTACCTCAAGGCCCATATCCCGGGCTTGAGCGGCAACGTCAAAATCAGCCAGTTCCCGGGTGGTGCCTCGAACCTGACGTACCTGCTGGAATACCCCGGCCAGGAATTCGTGCTGCGTCGCCCGCCCTTTGGCCACAAGGCCAAGTCCGCCCACGACATGGGCCGCGAATACCGGATTCTCAACCAGCTCAAGGACGGTTTCCCGTATTGCCCCAAGGCCTACGTGCATTGCACCGACGAGTCGGTGATCGGTGCCGAGTTCTACGTGATGGAGCGGGTCAACGGGATCATCCTGCGCTCGGACCTGCCGCCGGAACTGGGCCTGGACGCGACGAAAACCGAAGCCTTGTGCAAAAGCTTTATCGACAAATTCGTCGAGCTGCATCAGGTCGACTACAGCGCCTGCGGCCTGGCCGACCTGGGCAAGCCTGAAGGTTATGTGGAGCGGCAGATTCGCGGCTGGAGCGACCGTTACGAAAAGGCCCTGACCCCTGACGCGCCGAGCTGGGAAGCTGTGCGTGCCTGGCTCAACGACAAGATGCCTGCCGACCACCCCACCTCGAGCATCGTCCACAACGACTACCGCTTCGACAACGTGATCCTCGACCCGCATAACCCGATGCAGATCATCGGCGTGCTGGACTGGGAGCTGACCACCCTCGGCGACCCGCTGATGGACCTGGGCAACACCCTCGCCTACTGGATCGAAGCGGCCGACCCGGCGCCGGTGCAACTGATGCGCCGCCAGCCGAGCAACGCCCCTGGCATGCTCACCCGCCGCCAGTTCGTCGACTACTACGCCGAACGCTCCGGAATCCAGATAGACAATTTCGACTTCTACTACACCTATGGCCTGTTCCGCCTGGCCGGCATCGTGCAGCAGATCTACTACCGCTTCTTCCATGGCCAGACCCAGGACAAACGCTTTGCGCAGTTCATTCACATGAACAAGCTGCTGGAGCAGATGAGCCTGAACGTCATCAAACAGTCTTCCCTCTGA
- a CDS encoding SulP family inorganic anion transporter produces MTTETRQNRVQDLLAGLSIAGLLLPEAVAYSSIAALPPQAGVIALFAGLLCYGLFGTSRFAIVSATSSSAAVLAAATATLAGGDPALRLSLAMGLVLVTGAFFLLAGLLKLGGLTSFIAKPVLRGFAFGLALTIILKQLASVVGVHLTDNNLIRFLPQLLEQLPRWNWAAAAVAGVALLLLWLCARIKRLPGGLLVVILGIAAGQWLDLQAHGVALIGVIDLRLEFAHLPVLPFADWLRLGELAFAMVMILYAESYGSISAFALKHGDRVSSNRDLLALGAANLLSGLFQGMPTGAGYSATSANEAAGANSRLAGAVAALVVLAIVLTVLPLVALTPEPVLAAIVIYALGRGLSLQPLGRYFSWRRDRLLVICAVAAVLVLGVLDGLLVAVGISVVLMLRQMSSADVRELGRIDGGHDFVDLLHHPSAERISGVLIVRPSEALFFANAERVLGAVLSLMRHATLPVHTVVLSLEESPDLDGTSIEALQAFFVQVQGEGKCLVLARVRHEAQEVLQTLPEACAPQVLISGLSVDGAVQLALQPAA; encoded by the coding sequence TTGACCACTGAAACCCGACAGAACCGCGTCCAGGATTTGTTGGCCGGCCTGTCTATCGCCGGCTTGCTGCTGCCCGAGGCCGTGGCCTATTCCAGCATCGCGGCATTGCCGCCCCAGGCAGGGGTGATCGCCTTGTTCGCCGGGTTGCTGTGCTACGGCCTGTTCGGCACCAGCCGCTTCGCGATTGTCTCCGCCACGTCATCCTCGGCGGCGGTGCTGGCGGCCGCTACGGCGACGTTGGCCGGGGGCGACCCGGCACTCAGGCTGAGCCTGGCAATGGGCCTGGTATTGGTGACCGGGGCGTTTTTCCTGTTGGCCGGGTTGCTCAAGCTGGGCGGGTTGACTTCGTTTATCGCCAAGCCCGTGTTGCGTGGCTTTGCCTTTGGCCTGGCGCTGACCATCATCCTCAAGCAGTTGGCCAGCGTGGTGGGGGTGCACCTGACCGATAACAACCTGATTCGCTTTCTGCCCCAACTCCTGGAGCAACTGCCGCGCTGGAACTGGGCCGCCGCTGCCGTAGCGGGTGTCGCGTTGCTCCTGCTCTGGCTATGCGCGCGAATCAAGCGTCTGCCCGGCGGACTACTGGTGGTGATCCTCGGGATTGCCGCCGGCCAGTGGCTGGATTTACAGGCCCATGGCGTGGCGTTGATCGGTGTGATCGACCTGCGCCTGGAGTTCGCGCACCTTCCGGTGTTGCCGTTCGCCGACTGGCTGCGCCTGGGGGAATTGGCGTTTGCCATGGTGATGATTCTTTACGCCGAGTCCTACGGCTCCATCAGCGCGTTCGCCCTCAAGCACGGTGATCGCGTGTCATCCAACCGTGACTTGCTGGCGCTGGGGGCGGCCAACCTGTTGTCCGGGCTGTTCCAGGGCATGCCCACTGGCGCCGGTTATTCCGCGACGTCGGCCAACGAGGCGGCGGGAGCCAACTCCCGGCTGGCGGGCGCCGTGGCGGCATTGGTGGTGTTGGCGATCGTACTGACAGTGCTGCCCCTGGTGGCATTGACGCCGGAGCCGGTGCTTGCCGCCATCGTCATTTATGCCTTGGGCCGTGGCTTGAGCCTGCAGCCCCTGGGCCGCTATTTCTCCTGGCGGCGCGACCGGTTGCTAGTGATTTGCGCGGTAGCGGCGGTGTTGGTGCTCGGCGTGCTGGATGGCCTGCTGGTGGCGGTCGGGATCAGCGTGGTGTTGATGTTGCGCCAGATGTCGTCGGCGGATGTCCGCGAGTTGGGGCGCATTGACGGTGGGCATGATTTTGTCGACTTGCTGCATCACCCGAGCGCCGAACGGATTTCCGGTGTGCTGATCGTTCGGCCCAGTGAGGCGCTGTTCTTCGCGAATGCCGAGCGGGTGCTGGGGGCGGTGTTGAGCCTGATGCGGCACGCTACGTTACCGGTGCACACGGTGGTGCTCAGCCTGGAAGAATCACCGGACCTGGACGGCACCAGTATCGAGGCATTGCAGGCGTTTTTCGTACAAGTGCAAGGGGAGGGCAAGTGCCTGGTGCTGGCCCGCGTACGCCATGAGGCGCAGGAGGTGTTGCAGACATTGCCAGAGGCGTGTGCACCGCAGGTGCTGATCAGTGGGTTGAGTGTTGATGGTGCGGTGCAACTCGCATTGCAGCCCGCCGCCTGA
- a CDS encoding 2-hydroxyacid dehydrogenase encodes MPVTVLVLVETINDYLPIIEGNGFHVILAPTPAERAKAIKTHGGQIQAVLTRGPLGLYAEEIAALPQLEIICVIGAGYEHVDLQAASNRGIVVTNGAGVNAPSVADHAMALLLSLVRDIPRADAAIRRSEWPKIMRPSLAGKQLGILGLGAVGLEIAKRAALGFGMEVSYHNRQPRDDVDYTYCATAVELARASDFLILATPGGASTRHLIDRQALDALGPNGFLVNIGRGSVVVTTDLIAALEQRRIGGAALDVFDDEPNVPDALKRLSNTVLTPHVAGLSPEAAHDTVQRVADNLLEYFAGRPVLTPVTLPPKK; translated from the coding sequence ATGCCCGTTACCGTTCTGGTCCTGGTTGAAACCATCAACGACTACCTGCCGATCATCGAAGGCAATGGCTTTCATGTGATTCTCGCGCCGACCCCGGCCGAACGCGCCAAGGCCATCAAGACCCATGGCGGGCAGATCCAGGCGGTGCTGACCCGTGGCCCGCTGGGCCTGTACGCCGAGGAAATCGCCGCGCTGCCGCAACTGGAGATCATCTGCGTGATCGGCGCCGGGTATGAACACGTGGACCTGCAAGCCGCCAGCAACCGTGGAATCGTGGTCACCAATGGCGCCGGGGTGAATGCACCGTCGGTGGCGGACCATGCCATGGCCCTGCTGCTGTCCCTGGTGCGGGACATTCCCCGAGCAGACGCGGCAATACGGCGCAGCGAATGGCCCAAGATCATGCGCCCGTCCCTGGCCGGTAAACAGCTGGGCATTCTTGGCCTGGGGGCCGTCGGCCTGGAGATCGCCAAGCGCGCGGCCCTGGGTTTCGGCATGGAGGTGAGTTACCACAATCGCCAGCCCCGCGATGATGTGGACTACACCTACTGCGCCACCGCCGTGGAACTGGCGCGGGCCTCGGACTTCCTGATCCTCGCAACGCCAGGCGGCGCCAGCACGCGGCATTTGATCGACCGCCAGGCCCTCGACGCGCTGGGGCCCAACGGTTTCCTGGTGAACATCGGCCGTGGCAGCGTGGTGGTCACCACCGACCTGATTGCCGCCCTGGAACAACGGCGCATCGGCGGCGCGGCACTGGATGTGTTCGACGATGAACCCAACGTGCCCGATGCGCTCAAGCGCCTCAGCAACACCGTACTCACGCCCCACGTCGCCGGCCTGTCGCCGGAAGCCGCCCACGACACCGTGCAGCGCGTGGCGGACAACCTGCTGGAATACTTCGCCGGCCGCCCTGTACTGACACCCGTGACATTGCCACCCAAAAAATAG
- a CDS encoding cysteine hydrolase family protein, whose amino-acid sequence MPDIKRPALLVIDMQTGLYDGPEKPYERQRVLDSINQLIQRARHAGVPVFAARHTGPAGSPIELGSPLWQLWPALEVDGARDTVFNKTRPSCFLGTELAQQLAAAQVNELVIVGMKTQYCIDTTCRVAVELGFSVLLPEDAHTCMDTPALSAASIIEHHNATLAGAFVRRVKAEDIGF is encoded by the coding sequence ATGCCTGACATCAAGCGCCCCGCCCTGCTGGTCATCGATATGCAGACCGGTCTCTACGACGGCCCGGAAAAACCCTACGAGCGCCAGCGCGTACTCGACAGCATCAACCAGTTGATTCAGCGCGCCAGGCACGCTGGCGTGCCGGTTTTCGCTGCACGTCACACCGGCCCTGCGGGCTCGCCCATCGAGTTGGGCAGCCCGCTCTGGCAGCTATGGCCAGCGCTGGAGGTTGATGGGGCTCGCGACACGGTTTTCAACAAAACCCGGCCCAGCTGTTTTCTCGGCACCGAGCTGGCGCAGCAACTGGCGGCGGCGCAGGTGAATGAGCTGGTGATCGTCGGGATGAAAACCCAGTACTGCATCGACACAACCTGCCGGGTGGCCGTCGAACTGGGGTTCTCGGTGCTGCTGCCGGAGGATGCCCATACTTGCATGGACACTCCGGCGTTATCGGCCGCATCGATTATCGAGCACCACAACGCGACCTTGGCCGGGGCATTTGTGCGGCGCGTGAAGGCGGAAGATATCGGCTTTTAA
- a CDS encoding serine/threonine transporter, whose product MNDQANSVDERYATTPATLTSWSRQDTTWMLGLFGTAIGAGTLFLPINAGLGGFWPLVILALLAFPMTFFAHRGLTRFVLSGREGSDITDVVEEHFGLKAGAAITLLYFFAIFPILLIYSVALTNTVGSFMEHQLHIAPPPRAILSLVLILGLLAVVRCGEQVIVKAMSLMVYPFIVALLFLAVYLVPHWNGGILSTASTVPAPSALLHTLWLAIPVMVFSFNHSPIISAFAVDQKRQYGEHAEERSSQILSRAHILMVVMVLFFVFSCVLTLSPAQLAEAKAQNLSILSYLANHFSNPTIEFAAPLIAFVAIAKSFLGHYIGASEGLKGLVLKSGRRPAAKTLDRMTAAFMLVVCWIVATLNPSILGMIETLGGPIIASILFLMPMYAIRKVPAMAKYRGQASNVFVTAVGLVAITALIYSLMS is encoded by the coding sequence ATGAATGATCAGGCCAATAGCGTCGACGAACGCTACGCAACGACACCTGCAACCCTCACAAGCTGGAGCCGCCAGGACACCACCTGGATGCTCGGCCTGTTCGGTACGGCCATCGGCGCCGGCACCTTGTTCCTGCCGATCAACGCGGGCCTTGGCGGTTTCTGGCCGTTGGTGATCCTCGCGCTGCTGGCGTTCCCGATGACGTTCTTCGCGCACCGTGGCCTGACCCGCTTTGTACTCTCGGGCCGTGAAGGCTCGGACATCACCGACGTGGTCGAGGAACACTTCGGCCTCAAGGCCGGTGCCGCGATCACCTTGCTGTACTTCTTCGCGATCTTCCCGATCCTGCTGATCTACAGCGTGGCGCTGACCAACACCGTCGGCAGCTTCATGGAGCATCAACTGCACATCGCGCCGCCGCCGCGGGCGATCCTGTCGCTGGTGCTGATCCTCGGCCTGCTGGCCGTGGTGCGTTGCGGCGAGCAGGTGATCGTCAAGGCCATGAGCCTGATGGTGTATCCGTTTATCGTTGCCTTGCTGTTCCTCGCCGTGTACCTGGTGCCGCACTGGAACGGCGGCATCCTCAGCACCGCGAGTACCGTGCCGGCCCCGTCGGCGCTGCTGCACACCCTGTGGCTGGCGATTCCGGTGATGGTGTTCTCGTTCAACCACTCGCCGATCATCTCGGCCTTTGCGGTGGACCAGAAGCGCCAGTACGGTGAACACGCCGAGGAACGCAGCTCGCAGATCCTGTCGCGGGCGCACATCCTGATGGTGGTGATGGTGCTGTTCTTCGTGTTCAGCTGCGTCCTGACCCTGTCGCCGGCCCAACTGGCCGAAGCCAAGGCGCAGAACCTGTCGATCCTGTCGTACCTGGCGAACCACTTCAGCAACCCGACCATCGAATTCGCCGCGCCGCTGATTGCGTTTGTGGCGATTGCCAAGTCGTTCCTGGGCCACTACATCGGCGCCAGCGAAGGCCTCAAGGGCCTGGTGCTCAAAAGCGGTCGCCGCCCGGCTGCCAAGACCCTGGACCGCATGACGGCCGCCTTCATGTTGGTGGTGTGCTGGATCGTCGCTACCCTCAACCCGAGCATCCTCGGCATGATCGAGACCCTGGGCGGGCCGATCATTGCGTCGATCCTGTTCCTGATGCCGATGTACGCGATCCGCAAGGTGCCGGCGATGGCCAAGTACCGTGGCCAGGCGTCCAACGTGTTTGTGACGGCGGTCGGCCTGGTGGCGATCACCGCGTTGATTTACTCGCTGATGTCCTGA
- a CDS encoding pilus assembly protein TadG-related protein, translating to MVCHGLGPARQRGAIGLMGAMTLGIALLFMLLVVDSGRLYLEKRKLQRVADTAALEVVTRGGACVSPNTNAVQFAIQSATRNDFPIDDNRTLATACGTLVTGADFIRTFSPNPSKADAIQVIATHRVVTSIANGLFMLFSPGPFEPTIRLQAVAVAAVPAPPVATLTIRSTLLTVDSTKSAALNALIGGLLGGKLQLNAVGWEGLINTNISLLSYLDALAIRLNVSAGNYDELLKTDASVGDLIQAAIDVLKLGSDAVKVVINNLEAIKLIAPGTKILHLGDLLTIQNGTDKSALDVKLQLFNLIQGFVQLSNKYNAVAVELPVDVLGLLNITVKTKVIEPAQISAIGNPKLIATQPIYVRTAQVRTLISVNLPVVGVLNDVVGGVTGLLGLLLGSSLDAKIGTQLDVALEAASGSSEVTGFRCNGPTDKSLSVVGTTSAVRLMVGQIDPKNLFSSTAPLSVDEFPLLDLGIQTCSKGACDPRQPYAVGGISLRVDSSVAKTTRNHTYMSPPEVKQPPDYFSFSSSNVVGSLSNTLSGIQLINHPPTQGGLLGLVLNLVVGLVTGVLNLLTSIISGVLSPLLDPLVNNLLTGLGVDLAKVEIGANLSCNPSGRAILVI from the coding sequence ATGGTTTGCCATGGACTCGGCCCGGCCCGGCAACGCGGCGCAATAGGACTGATGGGCGCGATGACTCTCGGCATCGCCCTGCTGTTTATGTTGTTGGTAGTCGATAGCGGCCGGCTGTACCTGGAGAAGCGCAAGCTGCAACGGGTTGCCGACACCGCGGCACTGGAAGTGGTGACCCGCGGCGGCGCCTGCGTCTCCCCGAACACCAACGCCGTGCAATTCGCGATTCAAAGCGCGACCCGCAATGACTTCCCGATCGACGACAACCGCACCCTGGCCACCGCCTGTGGCACCCTGGTCACCGGGGCTGACTTCATACGCACCTTCAGCCCCAACCCCTCCAAGGCCGATGCGATCCAGGTCATCGCCACCCATCGCGTTGTCACCAGTATCGCCAACGGCCTGTTCATGCTGTTCTCCCCTGGCCCTTTCGAACCGACCATCCGGTTGCAGGCCGTGGCCGTGGCCGCCGTCCCCGCACCACCGGTGGCAACGCTGACCATTCGCAGCACGCTCTTGACCGTGGACAGCACCAAGTCCGCAGCGCTCAACGCGCTGATCGGCGGCCTGCTGGGGGGCAAATTGCAACTCAACGCGGTGGGCTGGGAGGGGTTGATCAACACCAACATCAGCCTGCTCAGTTATCTCGACGCCCTGGCCATCCGGCTGAATGTCAGCGCCGGCAATTACGACGAACTGCTCAAGACCGACGCCAGCGTCGGCGACTTGATCCAGGCCGCGATTGACGTACTCAAGCTGGGGAGCGATGCGGTCAAGGTGGTGATCAACAACCTGGAGGCGATCAAGCTGATTGCACCCGGCACCAAGATCCTGCACCTGGGGGACCTGTTGACCATCCAGAACGGCACCGACAAGAGCGCCCTCGACGTTAAGCTGCAACTGTTCAACCTGATCCAGGGGTTTGTGCAACTGTCGAACAAGTACAACGCCGTGGCGGTGGAGCTGCCGGTGGATGTACTGGGGTTACTGAACATCACGGTCAAGACCAAGGTCATTGAACCGGCGCAGATATCCGCCATCGGCAACCCGAAGCTGATCGCCACCCAGCCGATCTACGTCAGGACCGCACAAGTCAGGACCCTGATCTCCGTGAACTTGCCCGTGGTCGGCGTGCTGAACGATGTGGTGGGCGGGGTGACAGGCCTGCTGGGGTTATTGCTCGGCAGCTCCCTGGACGCGAAAATCGGCACCCAACTCGACGTGGCCCTGGAAGCGGCCAGTGGCAGTAGCGAGGTGACCGGCTTTCGCTGCAACGGGCCGACGGACAAATCGTTGTCGGTGGTGGGTACCACTTCGGCCGTGCGGTTGATGGTCGGCCAGATCGATCCGAAAAACCTGTTTTCCTCCACCGCCCCGCTGAGCGTCGACGAGTTTCCATTGCTCGACCTGGGCATACAAACCTGCAGCAAGGGCGCCTGTGACCCTCGGCAACCCTATGCCGTCGGCGGCATCAGCCTGCGAGTCGACAGCAGCGTGGCCAAGACCACCAGGAACCACACCTATATGTCGCCGCCCGAGGTGAAGCAGCCCCCTGACTACTTCAGCTTCAGTTCCAGTAACGTGGTAGGCAGCTTGAGCAACACCCTCAGTGGCATCCAGTTGATCAATCATCCACCCACACAAGGCGGGCTCTTGGGGTTGGTGCTGAATTTGGTGGTCGGCCTGGTGACGGGTGTTCTCAATCTCCTCACCAGCATTATCTCAGGCGTGCTCAGCCCGCTCCTCGACCCATTGGTCAACAACCTGCTGACCGGCCTGGGCGTGGACCTGGCAAAAGTCGAAATCGGTGCCAACCTGTCCTGCAACCCCAGCGGGCGCGCAATTCTGGTGATCTGA